In the Mesorhizobium sp. WSM2240 genome, GTCTCGACGCTGGCGATTGCCATGCCCACCAGGGGAAGTATCAGCGCGATGGTCAGACGGAAGCGCCGTCTTGCGTCGACGAGATCGTTCCTGAAGTCCAGGACCGCGAGCGAGAAGACGTGGATCAGAAGCAGGACAACGGTCGCCTGATGCAGCAGGGCGCCGGCAACGAGATAGGTTCCGCCCCCCTGCCGCAGCCCATAAAATGCAAGCAGCAGTAGGAGCGGCACGAAATAGATGTGTCGCCACTCGAAGGAATCGCGAAACAGCGCAATCCCGAACCACCAAAAGAATACCGGGGTGAGAACCGCAAGAAGCACGAGCGCCTCGCCCGGAACGCCCGGGCTGGGATCCGATACAAGCGTATAGGATGCTATGCCGAGGCAAAACAGCGCCCCGGCGGCCGTGACAAACCGCAAGGGCCGGAATCGCGCGAACTGCACCATCATCAGCATGCTCAGCGCTGCGGCCGCGGCGCGCAGCATGAGGTCGGCCGTATAGAAGGGTTCCGATATCATCGCGATCCAGTAAAACCTCTTTATCGCCGCTGGCAACGGGGCGACCGCGGATCGTCCAAAGCCGTCGCGCCGCCGCCTTGGACGGCATCATGTTCACCATGGCCGAATGTCGTCGTCGAGACGATGTGCTTTTTGGAGTTCCGCGCCTCAATGGCATACCCCGTTGCAAAAAGGTCTCGTGACCGGATTGTGAAGTGCGGCGGCATTGAACCGCGACCCTAAAAAGGCCATGCTTTTGCGCTTCACGGTGTGACAAAGGTTCGCCAAGAGGCGGCGTGGCGGGAAGGATAGTGATGCGGCAACGACGTTTGAGCTGGCTTGCGGGTGTATCTGCACTGGCGGGATGTATGATGGCAGGGCTGCCGGCCGAGGCCAGGCAGACGGCAGAACCCGTTGAAATCGGCTCGTTTACCGGTGCCTATCTGGCAGCGCGCGTGGCCGAAGTGGACAACGATCTCGACAGCGCGATCACCTACTACAAGCAGGCGCTGGCCTTCGACCCCCAAAACCGGCAGCTCCAGCAAAGCCTGATGCTCGCGCTGATCGCACAGGGGCGATTCGACGAATCGCTGCCCTATGCCGAAAAGCTGAAGGCAGTTCCCGACATCGAGCGGTTCTCGCGCGTGGCGCTGGCCGTCGATGCGTTCCGCAAGAAGGATTATGCGGCTGCCGAGACCATGCTCAAGCTGGCGGTCGAATCCGACCTCGACCGGCTGATCACAGCCGTCATGACCGCCTGGACAAAGTCCGGCGCCGGGCAAAGCACCGAAGCGCTGGCCGGCCTCGACAAGATCAAGGGCCCCGAATGGTACGCTCTGTTCAAGACGTATCACCGCGCGCTGATCGCCGAGTCCGCTGGAATGACCGGCGAGGCTGAAAAGGCTTACCAGGCAACGTTCGACAATGTCTCGGCCGGGGGTGCTGCGCCCGAGACCTGGATCCGCGTGGCCGAGGCTTATGCCGGCTTCCTCGCCCAGCGCGGCGACAAGGACAAGGCGATCGAGGTGCTCGACAAGGCGGAGGAGTTTTCCACCGGCCGTCTACCGCTGGTGGCTCTGCGCGAAAAGATCGAAAAGGGCCAGCCGATTTCCCGCCTTGTCGCCGGTCCGGCCGACGGCGCCAGCGAAATCCTGCTCAATCTCGGCGCCGCACTCAATCGCGGCGGCGGCGAGCCCTTCGTGCGGCTCTATCTGCAATTGGCGCTGGCGCTGAGGCCCGACAGCGATATCGTGCTTCTGCAACTCGCGGCGGTGGCCGAGCAGCAGGACCAGGCGGAGGAAGCGATCGCGCTCTATGGGCGCATTCCCGCGGACTCGCCGATCAAGCGCGCCGCCGAATTGCAGCTCGGCTTGAATCTCGCCGATCTCGACCGCCACGACGAGGCGATCGTCCATCTGAAGGCGCTGCTCGACGCCAACCCCGACGACATGCGCGCCTATCTGGCGCTCGGCGGCGTCTATGCCTCCAAGGAGGATTACCGCCAGGCGGCGGAAGTCTACGACCGCGCCGTTGCCCGGCTGAAGGAGCCGACAAACGGCAACTGGAACATCTTCTACCAGCGCGGCATCGCCTATGAGCGGCTGAAGGAATGGCCGAAGGCCGAGCCGAACTTTCGCAAGGCGCTGGAACTCCATCCCGACCAGCCTCAGGTCATGAACTATCTCGGCTATTCCTGGGTCGACATGAACATGAACCTGGAGGAAGGCCTGGACCTGATCCGCAAGGCCGTCGATCTGCGGCCGAGCGACGGCTACATCGTCGACTCGCTCGGCTGGGCCTACTACCGGCTTGGCCGCTTCGAGGAAGCGGTGATCGAGCTCGAGCGCGCCGTGTCGCTGAAGCCGGACGATCCGGTGCTGAACGACCATCTCGGCGATGCCTACTGGCAGGTCGGCCGCAAGCTGGAGGCCACCTTCCAGTGGAGCCATGCGCGCGACATGAAGCCTGAACCCGACGTGCTGGCGAGCGTGCAAAAGAAGCTCACAGCGGGCCTGCCGCCTGCGGAGGGCAAGACCGCGCAGGATGCGCCGGTGAAGCCCGCGCCGGTTGAGGCAAAGCCTGCGCCGGCCGTCGACCCGGAAAAGAAGAGCGAGGCGCCGGCGCCGGTCGAGACGCTTGCCGCCACGCCCGCGGCCTACAAGGTGCTGCCGGGGCAATCGCTGTGGTCGATCGCCGACGATGTGCTCGGCAATGGCGGGCGCTACATCGAAATCCTAAATCTCAATCCGCAGCTGCAGGGCAACCCGGGCCGGTTGGTGCCGGGGCAGGAATTGGTGCTGCCGGGGCAATAGCATGACGTCTTCCTTCTCCCACAGGGGGAGAAGGAAGAGGTCGCCTTGACCCATCGCTACTGCCGCACTAGAGCCTTGGCGGTTCCCATCGCAGAGGCCCCGCCCGTGACCTTGCCAGCCCACATGCACCCCAGCCGCTCGTTCCAGGGGCTGATCCTGACGCTCCACAATTATTGGGCGGATTATGGCTGCGTGGTGCTGCAACCCTACGATATGGAGGTCGGCGCGGGTACCTTCCACCCGGCCACCACGCTGCGCGCGCTCGGCCCGAAGCCCTGGCGCGCCGCCTATGTGCAGCCGTCGCGCCGGCCGAAGGACGGCCGCTACGGCGAGAACCCGAACCGGCTGCAGCATTATTACCAATACCAGGTGATCCTGAAGCCGAACCCGCCGAACCTGCAGGAGCTCTATCTCGGCTCGCTGGCGGCTATCGGCATCGACCCGCTCACGCACGACATCCGCTTCGTCGAGGACGATTGGGAAAGCCCGACGCTCGGCGCCTGGGGGCTCGGATGGGAATGCTGGTGCGACGGCATGGAAGTGTCGCAGTTCACTTACTTCCAGCAGGTCTGCGGCATAGAATGCGCGCCTGTGGCCGGCGAGCTAACCTACGGGCTGGAGCGGCTGGCCATGTATGTGCAGGGCGTCGACAATGTTTATGACCTGAACTTCAACGGCCGCGAGGGCGCGGAAAAGGTCACCTATGGCGACGTTTTCCTGCAGGCCGAGCAGGAATATTCGCGTCACAATTTCGAATATGCCGACACGGCGGTGCTGCTTCGGCATTTCGACGACGCCGAGGCCGAATGCCAGGCGCTGCTGAGGGCTGGGGCGGGCGGTGGTTTTCACCGCATGGTCTTTCCGGCCTACGACCAGTGCATTAAGGCCAGCCACGTCTTCAACCTGCTCGATGCGCGCGGCGTGATCTCGGTGACCGAACGGCAGAGCTATATTCTGCGGGTCCGCAATCTCGCCAAGGCATGCGGCGAAGCGTTCTTGCAGACGGAGGCCGGCGGGCTGGCTGCCTGATTCAGGCGGTGCTTACCCCGGCCGGGCCGTGCCAACCATTGTGAACTCCTGCAAGCTGGTCTGGCTGGCAGAACCCGCCATTGTCTGGAGCGCCTTGCGGACGCCGGGCATGCGGGCTTCATCCGATCCGCCGAGAGATGCCGCCAGGCAGGCGCTTAGCGCAAGAAGCTGGAGGAGGGTCGAGGCCGTTTTCATGGTCGTTGTCCGTGACGTTCAGTGTCGATCGTTCTGTGTTCCGGGTCGGCGAAATGGTTCACACACAGGCCGCAGATTTCCCGGTCTGAGCGTTGGTCGCTTCAGCGCAGCATTCGGTTCATGGAAATCTGCCCGTAGGACGAATGGGCTCGCCGCGGTCCGACAGGCGGGCGAATGATTTTTGCGGATTGCCCGTGAAGGGTGACAGCGCGCGGCCGACTTGCTATGCCCGCGCGAACCTTTTCCTAGAGACCGAACTATGCCCGATCTTTTGCTCGAACTACGATCCGAAGAGATACCTGCTCGCATGCAGCGCAAGGCGGCCGGCGACCTCAGGAAGATGGTGACCGACGGCCTGGTCGAGGCCGGGCTGACCTATGACGCCGCCCGCGACTACTGGACGCCGCGCCGGCTGACGCTCAACGTGCGCGGCCTGACAGCGCGGTCGAAGGATGTGCGCGAGGAGAAGAAGGGCCCGAGCACCAAGGCGCCGGAGCAGGCGATCGCCGGCTTCCTGCGCTCGGCGGGGCTCGACGACATCAGCCAGGCGCATGTGCATTCCGACCCGAAGAAGGGCGATTTCTATGTCGCCCATATCGTCAAGCCGGGCAGGGCGGCGGAGGAGATCATCGCCGAACTCATCCCAGGGATCATCCGGGACTTTCCGTGGCCGAAATCGATGCGCTGGGGCGCGGCATCGGCAAAGCCCGGCTCGCTGCGCTGGGTCCGGCCGCTGCAGTCGATCGTCTGCACCTTCGGCCCCGAGACCGAGGAGCCGGTGGTGGTCGACTTCGAGGTCGACGGCATCCGCGCCAGCAACGTTACCTACGGCCACCGCTTTCACGCGCCCGATGCGATCGTGGTGCGCCGTTTCGAGGATTATGCGGCCAAGCTCGAGGCGGCGAAGGTCGTGCTCGACGCCGACCGCCGCAAGGAGATCATCCTTGCCGATGCGAAGAACCTCGCCTTCGCCAATGGGCTGGAACTCATCGAGGATGACGGGCTGCTGGAGGAGGTGGCTGGGCTGGTCGAATGGCCCGTCGTGCTGATGGGCGAGTTCGAGCAGGATTTTCTCGACATTCCCGCCGAAGTGATCCGGCTGACGATCCGGGCGAACCAGAAGTGCTTTGTGACAACGCGCCCAATCTCCCCCCTTGTGGGAGAGATGTCGCCGAAGACGACAGAGGGGGGCGCTGTCCTGCCAATCTCTCAATCAACCGAAAACCTTGAGGGCGGCGACGGTAAGCACTCTACGTTGCCCCCCTCTGTCCTGCCGGACATCTCCTCCTCAAGGGGGGAGATTAGCCAATCGTCACTCTCCAACCGCTTCATCCTGACCGCCAATATCGAGGCCAGGGACGGTGGCAAGGAGATTGCTTACGGCAACGGCAAGGTGGTGCGGGCGAGGCTGTCGGACGCGCTGTATTTCTGGAAGACCGACCAGGCGGACCTGCCCGACCTCGACGAGTTGAAAGGGTCGGCGGAAAAATTCGGGCTCGATTTGAAGAAGCCGCTCGATCAGCGCATGGCGCGGCTCGACCATCTCGGCGTGACCTTCCACGCCAAGCTCGGCACGCAGGGAGAGCGGGTGGAGCGCATCGCGCGGCTGGCGGAGGAGATCGCGCCTATCGTCGGCGCCGATCCGAAGCTCGCGCGCCGCACGGCGGTGTTGGCCAAGGCCGATCTCCAGACCGAAGTGGTGGGCGAGTTCCCCGAACTGCAGGGCGCGATGGGCCGCAAATACGCGCTGCTGCAGGGTGAGCATACTTCGGTCGCCGCCGCGATCGAGGAGCACTACAAGCCGCAGGGGCCGTCCGACCGCGTGCCGACCGACCCCGTCTCGGTGGCCGTGGCGCTGGCCGACAAGCTCGACACGCTGGTCGGCTTCTGGGCGATCGACGAGAAGCCCACGGGCAGCAAGGACCCGTATGCGCTGAGAAGGGCGGCGCTGGGGGTGATCAGGATTGTGGTCGAGAATGGGGTGCGGTTAAGGCTTAATCCGATTAGCCTCCGCAGTTCGCTTGCCACTGCAATCTTCCTGCATGCACGCCGCTTTGCCGCGGCAGGTGAAAGACTAGCGCTAGCTGATGAATTGTCGCTTCTCGCAGACACCGATTCTTTGAGGGAAATGGTCGGCAAGCGGATTGGAGAGATGTTCGATGGCAATGAAGAAGAAACAATCTGGACCGCCGCAAACACGTCGAGTTCCGACCTCCTCTCCTTCTTCCACGACCGCCTGAAGGTCTATCTCCGCGACCAGGGCGCGCGGCACGATCTGATCGACGCTGTGCTGGCGAGTGGCGCGCCAATCTCCCCCCTTGAGGGGGAGATGTCGGTGAAGCCGACAGAGGGGGCCGGAACATCGTCGAGGCACCCCCTCTGCCCTGCCGGGCATCTCCCCCTCAAGGGGGAGATTGGCCAATCTTCAAACGACGACCTCCTGATGATCGTCCGACGCGTAGAGGCCCTGTCCGCCTTTCTCGATACCGAGGACGGAAAAAACCTGCTCGCCGGGACCAAGCGCGCGGCGAACATTCTGGCGGCCGAAGAGAAGAAGAAAACCCTCATCGCCGACTCCGTCGATCCCGCGCTTTTGCGTGAGGATGCGGAAAAAGCGCTGTTCGCCGCGGTGAATCAAGCCGAGAGCCAGGCCGGCCAAGCGATTCAGAATGAAGACTTTTCCGCCGCCATGCGCGCGCTTAGCGAGTTGCGTGAACCGGTTGATTCATTCTTTGAACGCGTTCTCGTGAATGATGAGGATGTGGTTGTCCGCGCCAACCGGCTGGCGCTGCTCGCCCGCATCCGCGCGGCTACCGATCAGGTCGCGGATTTTTCCAAAATAGCCGGATAGCCTGCCGCACTGGCTCGGAACTGGCGGCGTGCTCGGTTGCGCAACGGGAAAGCGCGCATCAAGCGGCGGATCAGCGGTCGATGATTACAGGATCGCCGGACGGTTTGGGTGCGCGAGGCGCTTCGGGGGCTTCGGGGGGAGGCGGCTCGGCCGGCTTTTCGGCGAGGGTCCGCTTCGGGTCGTAGACGACGGCCGGTTCCCGTTCATCCGCGTGCGGCAAGCCGTTTCCCGTCGGGAAGGCGCCGCCGGCGATGCCGCCGCGCAGCACCATCGGCGAAAAATCGCGCTGCGTCTTCTCGCCGACGGAGGCGACGTTCTCATAGGCGACATTGGACGGGCCGAAGGCGATGATGGACCGGCTGACCATGTGGCGGTCGTCGGTCTCCGCGGCCGCCGGAGCCTCGTCCGGCGGTCCGGCGATCACAAAGGATGGGCCGAGCTGCTCCGTCATCGCCTCGAGCGTCACGATGGACGAGGCGTGAGCGGAGCCCGCGCAGCAGGTCGCCGCGGCGACAAGGGCAAAAGGCTTCCAGAACGATCGCACCGGCATGCTCCATTGCATTTCCACGCTGGTCCCTTATCAGTCCGGGGTTGATGCCCGCTTGAGGCGATGCGCGGCATTTTAGCGATCGGACATATTCGAAGGATTGCGGGAAGTGGCGGAAATTCGCGACGCAGCCGAGGCGATGGACGAGGCGCTGGCCCTGCTCAGGGCCGGCGAAATCGTCGCGATCCCGACCGAAACCGTCTATGGGCTCGCCGGCGATGCGACCAATGGCGCGGCCGTCGCGAAGATTTTCGAGGCGAAGGGCAGGCCGCGCTTCAATCCGCTGATCGCCCATGTGGCGACGATGGCGATGGCCGAGGAGATCGCTGAATTCGATCCGCTGTCGCGAATACTGGCGGAAAGATTCTGGCCAGGTCCGCTGACCCTGGTGCTGCCCTTGAGGCCCGGCGGCGCGATCCACCCGCTGGTTACGGCCGGGCTAGACACAATCGCGCTCAGAATGCCGCGCGGCTTCGGTGCCAAGCTCATCGAGCACCTCGGCCGGCCGTTGGCCGCGCCCAGCGCCAATTCGTCGAACAGGATAAGCACGACGACCGCCGCGGCGGTCGCCGACGATTTGGGCGACAGGATCAGGCTGGTGGTCGACGGCGGCGCGACGCCGGTCGGGCTGGAATCGACCATCGTCAAGGTCGAGGATGGAAGACTGCGGCTGCTGCGGCCGGGCGGCATAGCCGCCGAGGAACTGGAGGCGGCAGCGGGCGTGGCGCTGGTGCGCGGCGCGGAAAATGGCGTCGAGGCGCCGGGCATGCTGGCCTCGCATTATGCACCGGGCGCTCTGGTGCGGCTCAACGCGGAGGATGTGGCGGCCAGCGAGGCGCTGCTCGCCTTCGGGCCGGAACGCGTCAAAAATGCGGAAGGCGCGTTTGCGGTGTTAAACCTTTCCGAGACCGGCGATCTCACCGAGGCTGCGAGCAACCTTTTCTCGCACCTCCAGGCGCTCGACCGCAGCGGCGCGAAAATGATCGCGGTGGAGCCGATACCATATGAGGGGCTGGGCGAGGCGATCAACGACCGGCTGGCGCGCGCGGCAGCGCCGCGTGACAGCGGCGCTTCGTATCAGTAGGAACGGCCATGGAAGCATCCGAGCAAGGCATCGACGCAGCGCTCCTCGACCGCTTTGCGGGAATCGTCGGCGAAGCCTATGCGTTGCGAAGCGACGCCGACATCGCGCCTTACGTCAGCGAGCGGCGCGGCCTCTATCCCGGCCGGACGCCGCTGGTGCTGCGGCCGGGCAGCGTCGACGAGATCAGCCGCATCATGCGGCTGGCCACCGATACTAGAACGCCGATCGTGCCGCAGGGCGGCAATACCGGCCTTGTCGGCGGGCAGATGCCCGACAGTTCCGGCCGCGAGATCGTGCTCTCAATGTCGCGCATGAACCGCATCCGTGAGATCGACCTTTTGTCAAACACCGCTACCGTCGAGGCCGGCGTGGTGCTGCAGACGCTGCGCGACGCGGCGGATGCGGCCGACCGGCTGTTTTCGCTGTCGCTGGGGTCGCAGGGCTCGTGCCAGATCGGCGGCAATCTTTCATCGAATGCCGGCGGCACCGGCGTGCTTGCCTATGGCAATGCGCGCGAGCTCTGCCTCGGCCTCGAGGTGGTGCTGCCGACCGGCGAGGTGCTCGACGATCTGCGCAAGCTGAAGAAGGACAACACCGGCTATGATCTGAAGAACCTGTTCATCGGCGCGGAGGGCACACTCGGCATCATCACGGCGGCGGTCCTGAAGCTTTACCCTAAGCCCAAGGGCAGGGAGGTCGCCTGGGTCGGGCTCAATTCGCCGGAGGCGGCGCTGGCGCTGTTCAGCAACGCGGTGGACCAGGCGGGCAGCGGCCTGACCGCGTTCGAGCTGATCGCTGACCGGCCGCTAGAATTCGCCGTCCGCCACATCCCGGGAACGGTGCGCCCGCTGGCGGGAGCCTGGCCATGGCATGTGCTGATGGAGGTGTCGTCGGGACGCTCCACCGAGGATGCGCGCGGCATGATTGAGGATATTCTTTCCGCCGGGCTGGAGAAGGGGCTTGCCGGCGACGCGGTGATCGCCGCAAGCCTGGCGCAGGCGGATGCGTTCTGGCGCATCCGGGAGTCGCTTTCCGACGGCCAGCGCCCGGAAGGCGCGTCGATCAAGCACGACATTTCGGTGCCGGTCGCTTCGATACCCGAATTCATCGGGCGCGCCGCAATCGCCGTTGAACGGGTCAGCCCGGGGGCTCGCGTGGTCTGCTTCGGCCATATGGGCGACGGCAATTTGCACTACAACATCTCACAGCCTGTGGGCGCGGATGGCGCGGCGTTCCTCGGCCTATACCGGGCGATGAACAAGGCCGTGCACGACATCGTGCGCGACCTCGGCGGATCGTTCTCGGCCGAGCATGGCATCGGCAGACTGAAGCGCGAGGAACTGATCGCCACCGCCCCGCCCGTGGCGATCGACCTGATGCGCCGCGTCAAGACGGCATTCGATCCGGCGGGCATTATGAACCCGGGCAAGGTGATTTAAAATCAGGCGATGCCTGCCGTCGTCATTTTGCAGCGGCATCTGCGGTCAGTCCATTCACACCTTCTTCACACCCCTTGCCAACACCTTGCACTTGGTCGCAAAGCGATAACCATGCCCCGGATCAGCAAAATTTAACCGACTTTCTTAAGCGCGGCGGTAAGGTCCGCGGCGTAGGCTTCTTCCCATAACGAGACCGGGAAAACCGGTTCGGAGAGACCGGAAACCGGCTCTCAGGAGTAACAGGAAGAAGGCGCACTCAATGAGCACCGGACTGAAGCCAGTCTGGGCGGGACGCAACATGCGTCTCGACCCGTTTCGTCTGCCGCAAATGGTCAGCTACGCAACCCGCGACGCCTATGGCGATGTGACCTTCACCATCGATCATCGCGGCGCGGTGCTGCGCCGGGTGCTGGAAATGAGCGGCCTGCCGGTGACGGTGGCGCTGCCGGCCAACGCCTTCCGCGGCGTCGCGGCGCGGGCTCTGGAGGACGAGCACGGCACGGTGACGGTGACGCTGGAACTGCTGCACAATGATCCGATGCTGTCTGTGCCGCTGCTGGTGGCCGACGATCTCGACGATGTCGCCGCTGACTGGCGCGCATGGGCCGACGCCTACCGCCTTCCGATGCTTTTGATCGAGGCCGACGGCATCGCCCGCACGCTAGAGGAATCGCTCGGCGCCGCGATCAAGGCGCTGCCGCCGCAGGAGCGCCGCAAGGGGCGCACAACGCCGACGCGCAGGCCACGCTTCCTCGCCCGGCGCAAGGCCGGCAATCTCGGCCTGAGGCTGGTTGTCGACGGCGCGGAAATCATCGCGCGGGACGATCTATAGAAGCGGCTTCAGCGCCATCCAGGCGCCGCCGGCGACGAGCCCGAGGAAGATCAGCCAGCCGACGACCTTGTTCGAATGGAACAGCCTCAGACATTGCGCCGGATTGTCGATGTCCAGCACATAGATCTGGCGCGCCATGTGCGCGCCGGCGGCGACGAGGCCGGCCAGCGCCGGCATCGGCGCTTCCGCCGCGGCGAAGGCGATTGCGAAGAACATCAGCGCGAAGCCGTAAAGGCCGGTCAGCCAAATCTTGGTGTTGTCGCCGAAAAGACGCGCCGTCGAGCGCACGCCGACAATGGCGTCGTCTTCCTTGTCCTGATGCGCGTAGATGGTGTCGTAGCCGATCACCCACAGGATCGAGCCGAGATAGAGCATGATGGCCGGGCCGTCGAGATCGCCGAACTCGACCACCCAGCCCATCAGCGCGCCCCAGGAAAACGCAAGCCCCAGAACCAGTTGTGGCCAGTTGGTGATTCGCTTCATGAACGGATAGATGGCCACGACAGCGAGCGAGCAGAGGCCGAGCACGATCGCGAAGCCGTTGAACTGCAAGAGCACCGCGAGCCCGGCGAGCGCCTGGACAATGAGAAAAATCCAGGCCTGCCGGCGCGTGACCTGGCCGGACGGCAGCGGCCGCGAGCGGGTGCGCTCGACCTCGGCGTCGATCCGCTCGTCCACGATGTCGTTGTAGGTGCAGCCGGCGCCGCGCATGGCGACCGCGCCGAGAAGAAACAGGACGAGCGTGAGCGGCGAGGGCAAGAGCGACAAGAGCGGGTCGCCCGGCCGCGCAAACGCCGTCGCGGCCAGCGCCGCCGACCACCAGCATGGCCACAACAACAACCACCAGCCGATCGGCCGATCCCACCGCGCAAGCTGCGCATAGGGCCACATGCCGCGCGGTAGCGCGCGGTAGACCCAGTGACCGCTCGGCGCGTCGGCGACGCGGCCCTGGCCGGTTCGCGATTGAATGGTTTCCATTGAAGTGGAGTGGCAGCGCGGGGCGCAGGCGTCAAGAAGGCGAATTGTCCTTGATAAGCGAAGCCTATACTTGACCGGCCTGTTTCGCGGCCATACCGGGTGAACCGGAAACCGGAGGCATACGGCATGAACATCCTTCTCATCGGTTCCGGCGGGCGTGAGCATGCGCTGGCCTGGAAACTGGCCGCCTCGCCGATGCTGACCAGGCTTTACGCCGCGCCCGGCAATCCGGGCATCGCCAAGGCGGCCGAATGCGTGGCGCTGGATGTCGCGGATCACGCGGCGGTCGCGAATTTCTGCCGTGAGAAAGCGATAGATCTCGTAGTGGTAGGTCCGGAAGGGCCGCTGGTGGAGGGGTTGGGCGACGATCTGCGCACCGCCGGCATTCGCGTTTTCGGGCCGTCGAAAATGGCCGCGCAGCTCGAGGGCTCGAAGGGCTTCACCAAGGACCTCTGCGCCAGATACGGCATCCCCACCGCCGCGTACGGCCGCTTCGGCAGCGCCTCAGAGGCCAAGGCCTATATCCGCAAGATGGGCGCGCCGATCGTCGTCAAGGCCGACGGTCTGGCCGCCGGCAAGGGCGTGACCGTCGCCATGACGCTGGAGGAGGCGCTGGAGGCGGTCGACACCTGCTTCGACGGCGCGTTCGGCGGAGCCGGCGCGGAGATCGTGGTCGAGGAGTTCCTGACCGGGGAGGAGGCGAGCTTCTTCTGCCTGTGCGACGGCGCGACCGCGCTGCCCTTCGGCACCGCGCAGGACCACAAGCGCGTTGGCGAGGGCGACACGGGCCCCAACACCGGCGGCATGGGCGCCTATTCGCCGGCACCTGTGATGACGCCGGAACTCATCGAGCGGACGATGCGCGAGATCGTCGAGCCGACCATGCGCGGCATGGCCGAGATGGGCGCGCCGTTTTCCGGCGTGCTGTTCGCAGGCCTGATGATCACCGAGAATGGCCCGAAGCTGATCGAATACAATGTCCGCTTCGGCGACCCCGAATGCCAGGTGCTGATGATGCGGCTGAAGGACGACCTTCTGGTGTTGCTCAGCGCTGCCGCCGACGCGCAACTGGCGCACATGTCGGCGCGCTGGCGCGACGATGCGGCGCTGACCGTGGTGATGGCCGCGGACGGTTATCCCGGCACGCCGAAAAAGGGTTCGGCCATCCGCGGTTTGGAGAAAACGGGCGACGGCGTCGAGATTTTCCACGCTGGCACGGCCGAGCGCAACGGAGAGATCGTCGCCAATGGCGGGCGCGTGTTGAACGTAACGGCAATGGGCAGGACGGTGAGCGAAGCGCAGCGGAAAGCCTATGCCGCGGTCGACCTGATCGACTGGCCGGAAGGTTTTTGCCGCCGCGACATCGGATATAAGGCGGTGGAAAGGGAGCGGGGGCTCTAAGCGGCGAGGCCGTCATCATCCCGCCCGCCTGTAATCCTCAATCACCTCCTCGAGCACCCGCTGCGCCCATGGCCCCAGCGGCTCGGCGTCGCGGTGCTCGGCATATGTGATCAGCGCCTTCCACAGCGTCCAGCCGCGGCCGCGCGCCCAGGTTGCCTTGTCGGCGGGCATGGCGGCGCGGAACGCCTCGCGGCTTTCGCCTTCGAGGAACGTCCAGGCGATGTAGAGGTCGCATGCGGGATCGCCGACGGCCGACGAGCCGAAATCAATGACGGCACTGAGCCGGCCATCCTTGACCAGCAGGTTCCCGACCGCCACGTCTCCATGCACCCAGACAGGCTTGCCACGACATGGCGCGGCAAGCGCCGTTTCCCAGATCTCGGTCGCCGTATCGGCGTCGATCGCGCCGTCGAGTGCGGCGATCGCCCGTCTCGTTTCGCCGTCATAGACGGTCAGCGACCCACCGCGGAAGAAATTGTGCTTGCCGGGCGGAGGCCCGCCGGTGGCGTTGGCCTGCTGCAGCGCGACGAGGAATTTTGCGAGCGCGGTCGCGAATCCCGTCATGTCGTCGATGCGGTCGACCGAAGCGGTCTCTCCGTCGAGCCACCGGTAGATCGACCACGGCCAGGGATAGAAGTCGGTCGGCTCGCCTTTCGCCAGTGGCGTCGGGA is a window encoding:
- the ubiA gene encoding 4-hydroxybenzoate octaprenyltransferase, producing METIQSRTGQGRVADAPSGHWVYRALPRGMWPYAQLARWDRPIGWWLLLWPCWWSAALAATAFARPGDPLLSLLPSPLTLVLFLLGAVAMRGAGCTYNDIVDERIDAEVERTRSRPLPSGQVTRRQAWIFLIVQALAGLAVLLQFNGFAIVLGLCSLAVVAIYPFMKRITNWPQLVLGLAFSWGALMGWVVEFGDLDGPAIMLYLGSILWVIGYDTIYAHQDKEDDAIVGVRSTARLFGDNTKIWLTGLYGFALMFFAIAFAAAEAPMPALAGLVAAGAHMARQIYVLDIDNPAQCLRLFHSNKVVGWLIFLGLVAGGAWMALKPLL
- the purD gene encoding phosphoribosylamine--glycine ligase, whose amino-acid sequence is MNILLIGSGGREHALAWKLAASPMLTRLYAAPGNPGIAKAAECVALDVADHAAVANFCREKAIDLVVVGPEGPLVEGLGDDLRTAGIRVFGPSKMAAQLEGSKGFTKDLCARYGIPTAAYGRFGSASEAKAYIRKMGAPIVVKADGLAAGKGVTVAMTLEEALEAVDTCFDGAFGGAGAEIVVEEFLTGEEASFFCLCDGATALPFGTAQDHKRVGEGDTGPNTGGMGAYSPAPVMTPELIERTMREIVEPTMRGMAEMGAPFSGVLFAGLMITENGPKLIEYNVRFGDPECQVLMMRLKDDLLVLLSAAADAQLAHMSARWRDDAALTVVMAADGYPGTPKKGSAIRGLEKTGDGVEIFHAGTAERNGEIVANGGRVLNVTAMGRTVSEAQRKAYAAVDLIDWPEGFCRRDIGYKAVERERGL
- a CDS encoding FAD-binding oxidoreductase: MEASEQGIDAALLDRFAGIVGEAYALRSDADIAPYVSERRGLYPGRTPLVLRPGSVDEISRIMRLATDTRTPIVPQGGNTGLVGGQMPDSSGREIVLSMSRMNRIREIDLLSNTATVEAGVVLQTLRDAADAADRLFSLSLGSQGSCQIGGNLSSNAGGTGVLAYGNARELCLGLEVVLPTGEVLDDLRKLKKDNTGYDLKNLFIGAEGTLGIITAAVLKLYPKPKGREVAWVGLNSPEAALALFSNAVDQAGSGLTAFELIADRPLEFAVRHIPGTVRPLAGAWPWHVLMEVSSGRSTEDARGMIEDILSAGLEKGLAGDAVIAASLAQADAFWRIRESLSDGQRPEGASIKHDISVPVASIPEFIGRAAIAVERVSPGARVVCFGHMGDGNLHYNISQPVGADGAAFLGLYRAMNKAVHDIVRDLGGSFSAEHGIGRLKREELIATAPPVAIDLMRRVKTAFDPAGIMNPGKVI
- a CDS encoding aminoglycoside phosphotransferase family protein, giving the protein MDIEPALVSRLVAAQFPQWASLAIRPVEFGGWDNRTFHLGDRMTVRLPSAASYAAQVEKEQRWLPKLAPHLPLPIPTPLAKGEPTDFYPWPWSIYRWLDGETASVDRIDDMTGFATALAKFLVALQQANATGGPPPGKHNFFRGGSLTVYDGETRRAIAALDGAIDADTATEIWETALAAPCRGKPVWVHGDVAVGNLLVKDGRLSAVIDFGSSAVGDPACDLYIAWTFLEGESREAFRAAMPADKATWARGRGWTLWKALITYAEHRDAEPLGPWAQRVLEEVIEDYRRAG
- a CDS encoding DUF6101 family protein, with protein sequence MSTGLKPVWAGRNMRLDPFRLPQMVSYATRDAYGDVTFTIDHRGAVLRRVLEMSGLPVTVALPANAFRGVAARALEDEHGTVTVTLELLHNDPMLSVPLLVADDLDDVAADWRAWADAYRLPMLLIEADGIARTLEESLGAAIKALPPQERRKGRTTPTRRPRFLARRKAGNLGLRLVVDGAEIIARDDL